GGGGAGGGTGAATAGACTTATTGGGCATTTAGAAAGGGGTTTTTGCATTACTTTCATCAATAAATGACTGTGGAATGTCCTGTCCataagccatgactggaagagtgcaGCTCTAGGAAAGATGCCAATTCCATGCTCAGGATCTGGACAAagcaaatcaaataaatatagaccttggaaaatgacaaaaaagctaAAATCACATAtgcagaagaggagaaaaaaacactgcaaaggggaggcatggagtcttATCACTGGACTAGTGTTCATATGCACCCGGCCTACAAGCCTCACAGAATGGCTGCTCAAATAAGCCTAATGCCCACATTTTGGGTCATGTGATGCCAATGTAGCATCCGGATCTAATGAGTTAAGTGATTATAGTTACTGATACTCTACCACTATGTGCAAAGGCTTTAAAAAATATTCTCCACTTAAAGTAATCTGTTTGCAACAGCTTTGTACAAAGACGTTTATAGAAATCAACTGAAAATGAACAGGAGAAAGGTAGGTCTTCAGTAAAAGCACCAAGAACTCCATTTACAAAttagacagaaggaaagaaaaggaaaggaaggcctCCAAACTAGCCATAAAAAACAGGATCTTAAGCTTGACATTCATCTGTTactatttatactaatatatatgtctaaaattatatataaatttccaataaataaatatatattttaattttccctacttttaaattttcattttacattaaaacaaaaataattaaagatattCGATTTTGGaaatatgtaaaaagatataGGCCAAACTACTGTATGTTTGGAAAACTTGTCAAGCATCGAGACCCATAAATCTTAAAGCAAAGACTGTGTATCATATAGGCAAAGCTTGTATGCAATAGAGAAGCAATGCAGTATTttgaaaattaacaaaacacaGTAATAACATACCAATTTCCTGAAGTACTGTTCCTCTTGTGCTGCCTCACGCTTGCCAAAGGCACCACCAGCATCCCTGATTGTgccaccacttcctccaccaaCACCAGCTCCATCGCCTGGCTCACCCTTTCCCATGCTTCGCACACACCTAAAGACAAAACAACTTTATTCAACTTTTGCTTAAAGAAGCTTTATGTACAAAATTGATAGTCAACATGAAACTTATGAAACGCGCTTTCATATTCGAAAGTTTCTTTCGCTCAATTACAATTTAATGTATTTGCAATGAGCATCAATCAGGATTTAACCACAGAATTGTAAACCATAATTGCACAGGTGAAACATGGCTCCTGTCCCTGTAGCCTTTGACCACACGAGTTAAAagttattttggtgtttttattctgTATTGCTATGCAATTCATGGGAAACAAATgcttacacattttatcaacttttcTGTTGAGGAACATAGTTACATCACTTGAGTCAACTATGAGGGGAAACAGCATATCAGAGCTAAATAAAGGATTACTCtgcttataaaaaagaaagaaaaaaagtttcaaaagtcTGAGACTGGATGAAACTGGAAATTTATCAAAGGTGAACCTATGAGCCTTTCAGAACTACTGGGAGCTTGCTAGTCAAACTACATCAAAATGTAGTTGAAATTCGTATTAACACACGCCTACTTGATGTAAATTTCACGCAGAAATCAAATGCTACCTTCAATATTAGGTATTAGGGTTGAGAACAGAGAAAACACCCATAAAGAAGTTATTGCGTCTTCCTCCGGTTCTGCAAGACcagccaagttttttttttttttttttttttttttttaagtaactttAAAATAGATCTCAAACGAAAATTAAGTTATAACTGTaaaccccaaataaaacaaaataaacgatttaaaaaaagcaggaaaatgtACAGAGTCTAAtagcatgttttttcttttttttcttcgcagCAACAGTTGCAACCGGCGCCTCGAAAATCGGAAGTCACATTCCAAACGCAATTCCTCCCTTTTTTAAGGAGTGACAGCCTTTCGCCCCATCCTAGCGAACCTCTCGAGGATCAAGGCTTTCTAATTCCGTgacaaaaacacgaaaatactCACACGGCGAGGGAAGAGCGAAGGCGCAAGAGAGAGGTCTGACGCAGAGCCATGATGACTATGAGGGAATGCCTGAAGGTCGCTCTCCACGCCTCCTGCTGGGGAGCCTTATCTCAGGGCTGCCAaccgagggagggaggcagggagggtaaTGGCTTgtgttgtgtctttttttttttttttttggggggggaggggtttgcagAATGATAATAGCTTGGGTTATTTAGAGAAAGGGTGAGACGTTTGATTCCCCggctttgattttttctttttgagaggggggagggggggacggaggaaggggaggggaattcgAATTGATGTAAAAATTATGGTGGTCGTTTCTGATGGTTGTTGGCTACTATCTTTGGTTGTTGGCGTCTGGCCTGATTTTGGCGCTGGGTTCGAAGTTCGTTGAAgtttctccccattttcttttcttttcttctctcggtctgtctgtctctgtctgtctgtctgtctctctctctctctctctctctctctctctctctctctctctctctctctctctctctctctctctctctctctctctctctctctctcctccctccctctctctctgtctcttcttctctctccctttctctctctcttctcctccctcccttctctcttatccctcctctcctcattctcccttctctctctcttctttctccctccctctctcttctccctcttctctctctcttctctggatATCTTCAGTCTTCTTTTCTTACATTGTATACTCACATtccttcactatctctctctctccctctcttctctctttcttctctatctatctctatatattatattctcatatatcatctcattatttattataatttatttatattatattatttttgtagcaAATGGTAGTATGTACTGTAACAATTGACTTAACTgatatgtttcttatatatactttttcataatatacataatatatatatatatatatatatatatatatatatatatatatatatagatatatatatatatatatatatatatattatattatatatatatataatatatatatataatatatatatatatatatatataatattataatatatattatatataatatatatatatatatatatatatatatatatataaatatatatatataatattatatattatataaattatatatttaatatattataaatatataagttatatattaatatattaaataattatatatatatatatatatatatatatatatatatatatatatataatatatatatatatatgtgtgtgtgtgtgtgtgtgtgtgtgtaaatatgtacaaaaTAAGTGCATACATGCCAGACTTGGCATGAAGAGTGCTTGTCTATGGCATATCATGTGATTTGGAGGagcaaagaaaaaagttaaacaaCTAAATAATGAATgcaggagtgaaagagagagagagagagagagagagagagagagagagagagagagagagagagagagagagagagagagagagagagagagagagagagagagactcagcaTATAGGTAGCTAAATTTAAAGATCTTTGAGAAATATTGGAAACTAGTACAAATGATCAGGCAGCTTCCATATTAAGTTCCTGGACATCACTGTTTGGTAAAAGTAGCTTTTGTAATGCCATCACCATTTGGATCTGCATATCAATGTGAGCAGAtgttttcacacatgaagcacaTCCTCAGCCCCTATTGCAGCAAGCTTAAAACAGATCACTCTGAGGGTTGTGCGAAGCTCAAGGTATCTAGATATTCACCTGAAATTTCAACTATGCCAAAGGGAAGCAACGGCAAGGATTGCAATAATAtggagtataatttttttttttaagtaatatattctgttacaaagaataataaatgctacaaaaatgtttacattatattatgcatgtgtacTACAATACATTTTGCTTTAATTGCAAATGGTCACTATTAATTTTCCATCGCCTGTatgatgctgaaaaaaaaaaacttgatatgcAAGATTGTAAAAGAAATGGCACTGATTAAAAGCTGGCACACCATGTCCAAAGGTTGCTGACCCgagatatatttatctaattttacaATCAAGCAAATTCTTCTATGCAAGAAAGGTGATGAAAACCAAATATAGCTTGTATTTTATTGATCATTTCTAATAGTATTTTACATGTCAACATTTTCATATGTATCTCAACCTCTACAAACCCTGTATAGTTTAATACTGCAATACAATCAAATAAATAGTCCCTGTAAAATTACATTAAATAacatgaaattatatacataaatatatacatacagtcacaACACTGCAATCTAAAATACAATATGAGTATCATATAATTATGcaacaaaataataaccataCTATAATTATGTCAGAGCCCTACAGTCTCTTGCAACACATAGATAGGTGCaatgtttctgttttatttccacAATGTTTCATATGCACCTCACAAATCTGAAAATAGTTTTCAAGTGTCAATGCTTAAATTATGAGAGAAGTGTACAAAATGCTACATGAGAGaatctgtaaaactatcaattgTAAAGGTATATTTTGGATATGTTTATGCTATATTCTAGCTTTATTCTAAGGTAGAATGAGAACACTGAAACTGTGAAGcaaaattgtatatgtaatataaagatATGTCTTCATGGACCTAATCCCAGCTGTCTTGACAAAATGCAAATTATATGAGgactaaaaaaagattaaaatatatctgtattttaACAACGTAAGACTTCTACCAAAACAACGGCAATTTTTACTCTTTGGACAGTTTGGACATAACTAATTTAGTTTTAAACAAAATACTGATTTGTAAAAGAGTATACAACTGGTTAGCAAAGGAACAGATAATAAGAATTCAATATattaatttcagattttttttttttttttttttttttttttggggggggagcaacaaaaataatacataaaaaggtAATGTTGTGTTCTTTCAGCAACGGCAATTCTACTTGTTGAATAGAGGGTAGATAAAAATAGgggttaaaatgaataaatatatacaaactaaaTCCTAGGAATTTTTCACTGGGAGGCCTATATAAACAAAGTTTACATCTAGTGGGTTTAAAAATTActcatataaaacaaaatattttttaaattcaaataaacAATTCTAAGAGCAGCAAAAGGTATGAACTGAGCTTAAGAGATGTATTTGAGGCAATCTGATTATATCTTCATAAGAAATACCTATAATCTCTTGCACAGTCAAAATATTCATTGCCATTCATCCCTTTTTTGCTACAATGAACACTTCTAAGAGTATGCTAGATGACCATCTCATCAACTATAACATTTCAGACATATAACATCAGTAACACTTACTGTTACTCACTTCAAAACCCATCTATTACACaatcaacatgaaaaaatacaaaactgggccacaGAATTCAACTTCATTCAACAATGTTTGTATACTTTCAACAAATTAGTGCAAAGATTTTAATAATGCACTTCAAACTTGAGAAGCAAGGAGATATTATGAGAAGTGGATACAGAGAAAGGGGTGGAAAATATATAcaaggacagagatagataaaattgGAGTAGAAAAAGACAGGTGAGGCAAGGAgtgatggagggggggaaaaaagaaaaaaaggaaaaaaagaagaagaagaaaaaaaaaaaaaacatttggaagAATTAGGAACAATATACTAAtgcatatgtatctgtatttactggaggatggcattcttttcAGAAGGTAACATATTGCACTGTCCACTTTGTACGTAACTTTCAATAATGCaatgtcttttatatatttttattacttttaaaatatgacTAATtcttttataaaagtaataatgaatattataactactactactgctgttgttgttgttgttgctgttgttgttgctgttgttgttgctgttgttgttgttgctgctgctgctgttgctgctgctgctgttgttgctgctgttgctgctgatgGTTTTGCAACTGATGCTGTTGACGTTTGGCAAGTGCTGCTAACTTTTGTTGCAACTGTAGCTGTGGAAGGCTGAGAGGACCTGATTTCTGCAATGCCAACTGGAGCTGCAGAAAACAGACTTTATTagaattttttacttatttatttttattaagctTAGAAAATTATTACTGTAAGACTGTAAACAACTACCATTTCTACCTATATGTACAAGGATTTCTAGTTTCTGAAAACAATGCATTGAAGTGATGGTTTACTCTATGACTGGAAAAAATGCCATTTTGAGATATACCATAACTATCACCTTcagatacattcatatatcaggaggaggataaaaaaaaaaataataataataaaaaaaaaatcataagaatcaataaaaaaatataaaataaatatatagataaatgaataaataaatattagtatacTCACCTGCTGTTTTGCAGTTAAACTAACAACAGAAGCCTGAGTAGCACATACAGTTGTTGTATGTGCTACACCTAGGTTTGTATCACCACCTGACACTACAGTCCCAGTCCCCTGGAAAGAACATGTCACTTTATAATGACTCATGTCACTTTATATCACTCACTGCAATACATAATCACCAAaggcaaaatttaattaatttaaatttttttaaattcatattttcttCAGGCTACTGACATTTTCTTACAGACATTAGTGAAAGTAATTGGTAAACATATTACGAAGGTATTTAGTAATGCAAAGAACATagctaagaggaaggaaaaacagaaaaataaaataataaatataagatgatgacaaagataaaatggaagaaatgtggacaaaaatcaaatgaaaaaatacgaataaatgaGGAGGgtaaatggaattaaaaaaaaagaaaaaataggataaactttttaaaaggaaatatgaaaaatataaaccataaataaatggaaagaaataaaggggtgaaaaaaaaaagaaaagaggagagaaatggcagtgaaaaagatgaaaagtaaattcaagaaaatgaaaaaaaataagacaaaatttagcaggaagaaaaatgggaacacaagaaaaaaaatataagcccaTAAAAGAATCATATATAATACCTGTCCTGCTGGGAGAGCAACCTGCACTGTTTGCTGTGTGAGAGAGTTTCCTGCAGATGTTACCCCTCCTCCTGCACTACTCACAGCACCTCCTCCTCGTACCGGGGTGAACAAGGGGCCCCCAACGCCCTGCAGCTAGtgggttataaatttttttttcaagcagttGAAGTAATCAAGGATAAAAAAGTATGTACACATGCACTAACTTACCATGCGCTACATTTCTAGAAATCTGATACTGTACTTATATATGAttcaataaattaaatttataaagcaATGCTTTTTGTATGAAGTACTTACCTGCAATACAGGTATAGTTGAAGAGGACCCTCCCTGCTGTGTGGTTGACTTAGTTAACTGTGCTGCCAACTGAGATGAACTCAATTGGCCTTCATATCAAAAGAGAAGCTCACATCAGAAATCACTCCACTGGTAAATATTtgcaaattacatataaaaataaaaaacatttatatcaaTGAAAAGTATAAATATCTCTAATACATCTATATAACTGTCTGCCTAGTACCTACATACAAATCTACATATTTCAAAACAccataaaaaatatgcaaattaaaaTCTGATGGATGTTCTGTTTATTACACTCCTGACAAAGGGAGTTATTGTAAACAaagcaaccttttttttctttccctttctcatattatgatttttctccttcctcactcACTGTGATTTCTGATAAATCTATGAAGATCCATATATCAATCCACCAATTAATACCatctataacagtaaaaaaaaaaagaaagaaaaaaaaaaaaaaaaaaaagttgtattttcactttcttttctttttcttttcattactatCCGTCATCATCTTAGTAAAACCCTTGCTGCTGGGGATAAAAGGATGGCTTGTATACACATGCCACCCCTACTGTGTGTTTAGTTTATTGATTGTCTTAACACACAGAAAGCTCCACaattgcttagtcaccaaggagtgaAATACTagccctacctatctcacctgttaaacccttttccttgattttcaaaaatattcttctttgttttatattgctattagtactGGTAATaacattctaataataataataatgatgaagataataataataaaaataataataataacagatttttaaaaaataataaaaataaaaaaataaataaaaaaatcaaggaaagctGGAATCAGGTGAAGTCATCTAAGCCTAGTaagtgactccttggtggctgagtacttgtgaagccatctatgtgtaaacccATTTCACAGAACAAAgctacagtatatataaaatattactggCAATAATGGGCTATATGCTGACCAGTTAAACTCCCACACGACCTAACCTGTAAGGAGGAAagttatttttggaaaatatttattgtaaactACAGATCTTGCCTagcatactaatatatgtatccatttattTAGGTTTTGTAAATGTTCTATTTGTTTGTGGGAAGTGGGCATCCTATCACTAGCCCCGTGTCTGGGGATTAGCCCCTAAGCCACAGTGGTATTACAAGGTCTTACAGTACTTTGTAAGTCTGTCCTACTTCCCAACCTGTTAGCATGCCAGACAATGGATCACTGTTGGGTGGCCTACTTAAAGTTAGATCATTGGTTCGAAGGAGTTTCTAATCGAAGGAAATGTCTCATTCAGTTTTATGTAATTCTGTAGGGAACACTGGACCTATAAGTCACTAGATTATTTACAAATCCTTATGCCCTTTTATTGCATCAAATAGTCAACCAGTtaatataaacttacatatatcataaaaaaataaacactccaAATAAATTATTTACCTATTGGTAGTTGTACAACTTGCCCTTGCTGAAGAGTTGGTTGGCTAGCAATCATTACTGTTGCAGCTGATGTTACTGCAGTTGAGCCTGAAACCTTTGTTGCCACCTGAAATGTACAATTTAATAtaacttaaaaaattataaaaattttaaaattaattaaataactataaaaattttatttttttaagttattataattgtatatatatagtattatatatataatatatatatatatatatatatatattatatatattatttatgtatatatatatattatatatatatatatatatatattatatatatatttatatatttataaatttacaaatatatatttatatatatatgaaatatacatatatatactatatatacatatatatataaatatatacatatatatatataatatatataatatatatatatatatatatatatcatatatatatctatatatatatatatatatgtataaatatatataatatataatatatgaatatataaatataaatatatctatatatatatatatatatattatataatatatatatatatatatatatatatatatatatatgtgttgtgtgtttgtgtgttgtgtgtgtttgtgtgtgtgttttgtgtgtgtgtttgtgtgtgtgtgtatgtatgtattattatttaatgtatttattatattatgatacacacacacacacacacacacacacaacacacacacacacacaacacacacatcacacacacacacataacactacacacacacacacatacacacacatacaacacataacacacacacacatatatatatatatatatatataatatatatatataatatatatatatatatatatatatatatatattatatatataatattatattaataaatatatatatatatatatatatatatatatatatattttatatatatatatatatatatatatatatatatatatatatataaaatatatatattttatatatatatatatatatatatataatatatatatatatatatatatatatatataaaatatatacataaatatataaaccagcATGGATATTGGaaatatgaatatcaaaattTGAATTCCCTTATCTTGCTAGTATTGATACCTTGACTTATTCTATAATGATATGATTAgggacatatatatcatacttatccttaaaaatacatacacttgaaggtggtggtgatgataatatcacACCAGTAGAACTTGTGACAGGAACATTTAAAGAGAGTGAAATTGGAACAGCAAGGCCTGGGATTGAGACTTGTACATTTTGTAGTCCACCTAAGTTTGCTGTGAGACTCTGCAGTCCTGCTACATTGAGACCTGTTAAATACCAAGAAGAAAAGTTTCGAAATGCTAAATATAATTTCCAAATTCCATTATAAATTTACCTTTGTTTCATACAATCAAACCTGCTATCCTTCTATTAAAATAAAGACCCACCAGGAAGGTTAAGACTGGCAATATTGATGTTGGGAGGAGGACCACCACTGCCACTGTCACTTCGCagaactgctgctgctgctgaactTCCAACATTAGTCTGACTTGAAGGTGCCCCTACACTACTGCCAACCTTCACAATTCCACTGTCCTAAACAAAGAACCATAATCAATTTCAACTATATCAATGAATTTTACATGGAAATACTTGGCAGGATAAATGCTTTTCCTTGTTTGAATTGGGACTCATtcctacaaaacacaaaaaatgctgCCAAGCTTACTTGATTTCAACTTTTGCATACTAACATATACTGCCTTTAAATTACCCGTATTGTTAATATAATCCAACATTAATCCTAATACATATACTGAACAATCTAATAACAcattctaataaaatataataataaagatcaaattatgatataatgtttataaatccAATATATACCCTGATCACCTACTTCcttgcaatttttatataatcaatgaTACAGCATAAGAATAGCACAGAAACTAACATGAGTCAAAACTACCATTTCAAAAGCAAAATGGTCAAAAAGGATACTGTACCTTACTTACTGTAGCAGGAGCAGTGATAGAACCAGAGGTTTGAGCAGAAAGACGTTCCAGAAGTGATGGACCACCTCTCTGTGGAGCAGGATTATCAGCAGAAGGGGTTCCTGTTGAAAAATGTGAAAACATCTCACAAGTGggaaatacatgcatgcatacctgGAATAATTTGGAACATacatttcttttacaaaaaatataaacaaaaattatcagAACAactttaaaataacataaaaccaaGAAGTATAACAAGAAAATACACACTTTATAACCAAGTGTTATTGCAAAATGTCTCACCTGCAAGTAATGCTTCCAGACCAGACATGCTGccagtggaggaggaagaggactcaGTATTGGCCACAGTCTTAGTATGTCCTGTAGAGTCACCTACACCACCAACTAGGCTCACAACCTGGTGAAAAGATCCAAGTTTCAATAACATGCCTTGTATATCTACAGAATAAACCTGACAAAGCTGCAGGTATTTCTTGTGTTAactgtatctttctctttataatcACAGTCTCTAGTAAACAaacataattttttccttttactctttgTACCCAAGACAATATACAGTTACTTACTGCCAATGGCATAACATTATGGTTCCCTTGGATACAAAAGTAATAAAGTACAGGTGTCAATTTCTCCAAGCTATCATCATAATATCtacaatgatactataataatagcaatgtaaaagataatgatgataaataatgatacagatCTATGTATCAGGTAATTATAATCTTCATTAGCATTTCACATTGTAACATTTACATGAGAAACAAGATCTATATAATTCTTCACTCttctaaaaattacaataaaagccATCCGTTCTTTAAATGTAAATCCTACTTTACAGTATCAACCATGTTATTCCACTTTCTTCAGGATCCCAAAAGAAAATACCACAAATATGGTCAGCAATTCAACATCAACATCGAGTGGTTGAAATACCAGCAAGTAGTGGTAAACAATTCTGTATGAATTGCATTTCAAAAATAATTCATATTAAAATGTAGCATATTCATTATACCAAAAGAGCATATCAGCATTTTTTCACCAAatgactatatatttatgtactgtcCACTatagttttttgttaattttgttatatacaaaTGGCTCCATATGTGTTCAGCCACCAAGGTGTCTAGCAGTTGGCCCTTGTG
The genomic region above belongs to Penaeus monodon isolate SGIC_2016 chromosome 16, NSTDA_Pmon_1, whole genome shotgun sequence and contains:
- the LOC119582537 gene encoding ATPase inhibitor mai-2, mitochondrial-like isoform X1; amino-acid sequence: MALRQTSLLRLRSSLAVCVRSMGKGEPGDGAGVGGGSGGTIRDAGGAFGKREAAQEEQYFRKLDQEQLQKLKKGLHKEIEFHKEQVQAHKDAIKRHEERLNQLK
- the LOC119582537 gene encoding ATPase inhibitor mai-2, mitochondrial-like isoform X2, producing the protein MALRQTSLLRLRSSLAVCVRSMGKGEPGDGAGVGGGSGGTIRDAGGAFGKREAAQEEQYFRKLEEEQMKKLKDLQSSQGKEKKPK